The sequence gtgatgaaaatgatgatggtgatgatgatgaaatacTAGTTGTACTTTTAGTTGTAGACGTAGTTGTggtagtagttgtagttatattattattattattattattattattattattattattattattattattattattattattattattattattattattaatatttaaatcatctaAACCAAACTCTTGTAAAATATTTGCTAATAAATTCTCTTCATTTGGAGTTACAGGTTGAGATTTTGTAGTAATTGAAAcactaaaataatttaaagattgttttaaaattaatttcaaaggTGTAACTAAATCATaagtattttttaattgttccaTTTCATTTGTGACTTCATTTAAAGTATCCAATAATAACTCTGAGATATCATTTGATTGAACAAAAGAAGCGATTTCCATgaaatctaaaaatttattcaactctttttcaattgtaaataatattgagAAAAACTCTGATAATGGTAATGTGAATTGATTTGTTAAAATAATTGGTGCTAAACAATAGATTTGAGTATTACCAAATAATCTTGTTGATTGTTTTGTAAGTATTGGTACAGTTGttgtggtagtagtagtagtggtagtagttgtattattatttgattgttgttgttgttgttgttgaccaTTACTACCTTCACCATGATGTTGAGTTTGATTTGTTGTAGTTGAACAACTACCACCATTTGAACCACCAGAGGCATTACTTTTTTGCCattcattaaaagataattgtTTAGTTGTTCTCTTTAAAATATCgacaattttaataatgtaaGATAAATCTATAGATTCAGAGATAACTTttacaatttcatttaataaagcACGAATTTGTTTGGTTGAATGATTTGAAGATTGTTTCAAAGATTGAATTAATACTGAAGAATCTTTTTTACTAGTTAAAGAACGATTACCATGAGTGAGTGATCTTGATTTTCTACGTAAaagtttatctttttcttgttgtttCTTTTCAGTTTCTTTCTCTGTAGTGATTTTTTCATCTAAATCATTGATGAATTTagttttgtaaattattggATTCCAACTTTCACTTCTATATAAACAAAGGAATGAAGGTTTCTCTAGCAATTCCAAGAGTTCAGTTCTTTTAGTTGCTGTTAAAAATTGGAATACCCATTTCAACATTTCTGAACGACTTTTACCAAAATCAGTGCCATAATGTGAGAAAACCTTTGGTAAAGATATCtcctttttctttatacAAATATCGATCTTTGATGAACAAAACTCTTCACCACATTTATGCAAATCTTCAACGACAGTCTCTGGTGAGAAAATTCTCATGCATGGAATTGTGATATTGACAGCGAATAGAGCGAAATGAATTCTTGGATCCAATGTTGAAATTACATATTGTCTTCTCTTATCGCCACCTCTAATTTGACGAACTCTTGAGAGCGAATTCTTTGGATTACCTCTTAGTATACCATGTTGAATATCTGATAATGAATATAAACAACCACTAACATTATAACGATAAGTGAAATATTGTTTTCTTCTCATCTCTGAATTTGGTGGTCCAATTAGGAAATGTAAATGAACCATcatcaaattgaaaatattaataaatacagCTGTAATATAATCTGCTTgcatattttcaaaataaacaCTTTGTAATTCATTAGTTTCTCTTgagaaatttgaaaattcattaGTTGTTTGAATTGCTGACCAATGAACTGGTTGACCATTCATCTTTAATGATTGAGTATCTGATAgcttatttgattttaataaatttgtaatatttcTAAGTAATGTACTAACTACAATATGAACTGGTCTTGATTTTTTATCCCATTCAAAatcataatttaaaattttctaaatataaataaaataaataaataataaataaataataataataaataaataaataataaaaagaaaataataattttaaatttaattattataatattttattattagtattggtaaaactattaatattaaatgtttaaatataaattttatatttacaatttcttcttcttgagatgatggttgtggtggtgataatgatGTTTGGGGTGGATTTACACTACCATTTGATGAACtaattgatggtgatgatgttatattactattattattgatattaccattaccattactaccactactatttgaagaggaggaggaggatgatgatgattttggaaaatttgaaataattggaGTTATAacattttgtttaatttttgacCAAGATTTACCTTCTTTTGGTTCAGTTGTTGATCTTGATTTTTTATGTGAAGAATCTTTACCaccattactactactactaccaccaataccaccactactattatttaaaccattactaccatttaataaaatattatttgaaccaCTTGAATTTGAACGTGCTTTACCTAAaactaaatttgaatttgataaaactgCTTTTTTTGAAGCATCAACAGCTTCCATAATTTTCTCTGGTTTTGGTTTATCAACTTGAGctatattttgatttgattctaaatttttaaagagtTTTTCTTGATTTTTATCGATAAATTGTTGAAGATAAACTATACCTTCAAAAATGGATTCTTCACTTACAAACATACCATCAATGGTTTGATCCTCGGTTGGACGTGATGCACATTTCATAAAGAAATCATCAAGGgctggtaaattattatgaaTGAAATCATTGATTGTCTCCATGTAGGGTTGATTGAATAAAACTTGATTCGATAAATTTTGAAGACATTTAGCCACGAGAATCAATGATCTTCTCTCGGTAATACCAACTCTACCCGGACTAATAATAGCTTGACCCTCGGGCGATACACAAGCTGGACAAAACAAACGCAAGAAAATGAATCCACCAACCGCCGATTTCCAATGGGTTGGGAATTTCCTCGACACTATTTTCTTAAAGTAATAACAAATCTCAATGATGGATTTTGGACATTGTTCGATTGAATTTATGATACGATCAAAGAATTTCTGTGAAACTATTTTCAAGTTCTTTATATTCATTTCAATATCTTCACCAGGCGATAATTTGATTGGGTCAACCTCTAATGAGAGTGGTGAGTTACAAAGATCCACCACCAATGGTGTTAGAGTCTGTTGTAGATAGTGTTGGGCTGATTTTAGACCATAGGCAACCACCATTTTCATTGCTACACTATTACTACGAAATAGTGTACCTGGATCATGACATTGTGATACCTCTTTCTTTATAAATGATTTCAAAAGGTGTAATAACTTATGATGTGTATGAAATACATCAACCAAAGATTTTGCCAACATCTGAGCCGCTGTAATATCAATCGAATCACAAATTGAATGAACTAATCCCAATTTCGATGTAACTattaaatctaataattcCTTATGATAGGATTTAATTCTTGCTAAATTATGCATATTCGATTGTTCATATGATATCTCTAATTGAATATCTGGTTGatcatcatttgataatgttgATTCTGTTTCActatttgttaaatttgtATGTAAATTTGCAAATGATTGATAAGAATTTGATGAAGCTAATGTAGTtgtaccattaccatttggttgttgttgttgttgttgttgttgttgtggttgattatttaatgatgaaatattattattactattactttGTTGAATTGGACCACCACCTATATTACtacttaataaatttaatttataccATCTACAACTTGCTTCAATACGGCCACTACCACTTGTTTgatcatttgaattatcatcatGATTATTACTAGTTGCAAgtgttggtgatgataatgaataaGATGATGAGATTGGTGTACCATTAGTACCATTagcattaccattattaccagTGAAACGATTACCACCATTGTATCCAATAAATGATGGTGATCCTGATAAAATTGCATCAGTCGTTGGTGAATTTGGTGTTGACATTGAATAAATGGTTGAATTTGGTGATCCTGATATTAATCcatttgatgttgttggtgataatgtttgttgttggtttaaACTTATATTTATTGGTGATgtttgttggtgttggtgttgttgtggCACTAcaatattaattgttgatgaatttggtgatgaatttgttttaatttcattattattactattttcattattattattattattattattattattattattattattattattattattattattattattattattattattattattattattattattattattattattattattattattattattattattattactactattattattttcattagtattttcaatatttatattatttttattttcactttgTTGTGATTCATTTAATCTTGGTGATTGTTGAATTTCtcttgataatgataatgatggtggtggatttaatgaattatatGATGATCTTCTATTAAACGAATTTGAATATTGTAATGCTACATTTACTTTTGCTAAtgatatttcattattatgaTTTGTTATAATTGGTGGTTTAGTTtctgttgtagttgttgttgttgtagttgttgtggttgttgtggtggttgtgggtATACTTTCTGTATTTGATTGAtcggtattattattactattattattattattatttgtcggagttgtagttgttgaatcactttgttcattattatttattgatgtAGTTGAATTTGCAACTTCCaataatttttgttgttgagcaatatgttgttgttgtaataataattgttgttgtaattgttgttgttgacttggtctattattatatttctttttaaatgttaGTGTAAATTTTGATGCTGGTTGAGGTAATGAGAAAATAAAAGTATTCTTTTGAATTCCACTATTCGATTTTGGTCTTCTTAATACAATATCGAATGGTTGATACTCTGTAGTCCCACCATCTAATACTAAATCACAAACTAATGCTCCATCAGTACCACATAATAACTTTGTATTCTTTATTCCAACAatctttataaataataattgtggATAATccattgttttattattattattattattattattattattattattattattattattattattattattattattattattattattattattattattattattattattattattattattattattttattattattattattattattattatattaattattattattatatcaattatggaattattttattattattattattattattttattactatttttataattattattattaattactgctattatttttaataatcttattaatattatttaatttaaaaagtatttatttatttattttatttgttatttatttattttattttttatttatttatttatttattttaatatacaaTATGGGttgctactattattattatttttttttttttttttttttttaaagtgtttaattttaaaattaaatgttttttttttattagtatctgtgtatttatatatatatatattatttatttttattttttttttttatttttttttttttgtgtgtatttcataaaaatattattataattttatggGTTTATGTgatgttattgttatttattatatgatgttgatgattttttttttttttttttttttttttttttgaattgatgTGGGATTGTATTTGTGTTGTGTTTTGAAGGATATGTCAACCAAtatatctttattaaaaaaataaaaaatttaaaattaaaattaacaaaaataaataaaaaaaaaaaaaagttatttttcaaattataaaatttttttttttttttttttttttgttttttttttttttttttttttttttttttatattgatcTCTATGAAGCGATTTTTTgtgttgtttttctttttagatcagcatattatttttattttttttatttttatttttttttttaatattaaggTAAAGGGGGTAGATGTATTATgattttgatattgataacTAGAGAGTATGCTTAGATTTGAAttaatgttatttttataactatactactactattactactattcaCTACTACCCTCATCAATATAAATAGAGACCGATGATGTGATATAATTAACCTTTAATCAAATTCATAAGTGAatgtgttttttattttatttttattttttattttttatttttttattttttattattatttctatttttttattttttttatttctatttttattttcctttcttttaatttattttattttttgttgttgttgttgttgttgtggttttgtgtgtgtgagtgcgaaaacttttatttaaaaaattacctttataACTTTGTGTTTTATGTGTATTATGAGTGTGGAAaagatcttttaattttttttttttttttttaattgaaaaacttAATATATacacaaaagaaaaaaaaaaattttaaaatttaagaaaaaaaaaaaaaaggaaaacaaaaaaaaaaaaaagatttcttttttttttttttttgattattttttttaacctgttttttaaaattttttggtataaataaaaaaaaaaaaaaaattgtttagtGTCGGAATGTTATCCgttttgagaaaaaaaaaaaaaaataaatgaaaataaaaataaaaatatattttacaaaaaaaaaaaaaaaaaaaaataaaaaaaataacaaaaataaaaaaaaattaaaataaaaaaacttttggacctaaaatatttatttttttttattttttttttatttttttttttattttcaaggcaataattatttaaatactttttagtgatagaaaaaaaaaaaaaagaaatcataaTTGACAAGtcatattttatttcaatttaaaaataatatataacaTCAgatcctaaaaaaaaaataaaaaaataaaaaaataaaaaaataaaaaaataaaataaaataaaatagaataaaataaaataaaaattttttaaaaaaggagTTTATAAAAAcgtaatttattttttattgttatttttattttaatttttttgttattattattttttttctttttctttgataggaaaaaaaaaaaaaaaaaaaaatatgatcaCAATAGATATATACATCATTATTACATTATTTTATATCACATTTATCAATAAGATAATtacctttttattattattatttttttttttttattattattttttttattattattattattttttctatttttattattattattattattattttttctatttttttttattattattttatttaaaaacccCCCTGCCTTAGAAAggaaatgataataaaaccaatggtttttaataatttacaaaaaaaaaaaaaaattaaatttatgaagattgattcaattaatttttttttagatcattttacaaattaatttttttttatttttatttttattttgattttgattttgattaaaaaaaaaaaaaaaataaaaataaaaaagaaatcaactttaaagatttaaaaataaaaaaagatatcaaattttattttattttattttatttttttctaactgatttttttaattaatagtaattaaCAACTTtaccatttatttttttttaatactcattgctttaaaaaattcattattgtcatttttttttttttttttttttttttttttttatgaatattttttttttttattattaatcattattattattaatatcaatagtTTGACTATCATCTAAAGGTTGTTGAGATTGTTGTAATGGTTGTTCACtatttgttgatattgatattgaaacATTTGGTTGTGATAAAATTACAGGATTTTGAGAATTTTGTCTACTTGAATATTCAGATttaagttgttgttgagaatattttgatttacttACACTTGAACTTTCATTATCAACATTGAATGAACTTAAatcaatttctaaatttgcaccagaatttttaatattactatttgaatCATTAAGTGAACCTGCACTAGAATTTGAATCTTTTGCAactttttgaaataaaaagtaatttttcCAATGAGTGCCATCATCAGCCAATGCAACCATCACAACTATACATTGTGGGAATTCCAATATGAATGTAACGAAAATTGCAGCATAACGATAATTTGAGTGTGTTGAAATCTTTGAAATCGCTACAACAATCTCTCTAACAATTAATCCTAaaacaatgaaaattaaaatcaatgataATCTTATAGTTCTTGCAATTGTTTTTTGAAATGTTTTAGATTTCTTATCTTGTTttcttaaatttttaattaaaaagaatccatttataattaaaaatgtacCCAACAATGCAACCATACAAATAAATCCTTTCCCACTAATTGATGCAACATATTGTGAATCATATTGActaattaatatcattaaaattgTATTCCATGCAAATAATATCACTACAATTCCCCATGCTGAATAccatgtttttttaatattacccAATGCTATCTTTTTACTTGAAAAAAATGTATATAATAATCTAACCCAAAAACAACCAAtaaaaatccttttttttttaaataaagaaaaaaaaaaaaaaaaaaaaaaaaaaaatttatattaatatatttattaaaattaaaaaaaaaaaaaaaaaaaggattaaaaaatatcaaaacaaaaaaaaaaaacctttccatttttgtttttttaaaaaccaaGGGTTTaagttttttgttttttttttttttttttttttttttttttttttttttttttttttttttttttttttttttttattaaaataataataataatgataaatacCATTCAGTTGATAAAAACAAAGTTCCCCATATTACCAAATACCAACTTGGACTACCAGTTCTAGAGTTATGAAAACCTAATGCTAAAAATGATTGGATACCTCTACATAATGGAAACAATGTAATACTAACAAATGTAAAAAATCTTGGTGTTGGTTTCCTTCCTTTTCTATATAATGACCTAAATTCAAAATAGgtttgaaataaatttaaaatgaataaaattgaaaatgatacgCCCCTTATTACATAAAATGCTTTAACAACTTCATCATATTCTTTATCGCCAGTATATGGGAATTCAGCATTGACAtcattttccattttttttttattttttttatatttatattatttttttatttatttttattttgattatttttaaattatattatctattttcaaatttatttaattattttatttttattttttttattatattttaattatttatttattattattattaattaattaattaatttttttatttatttacttatttatttaattattttttttattttgttttaataaaaaataaataaaataatttttttttttttttgactaaaattttatttgatcttCTAATTTACAATACAATAAAATTACTAtctgtaattttatttgattttttttattatacaaaaataagattaaaaaaaaaaaaaaaaaaaaaaaaagatttttaaaaaaagaaaaaaaagaaatataaaaaaagaaaaagcttctaaaaaaaaaaaaaataaaaaaaaaaaaatattttaatcaaaacagttttaaaaataaaaataaatgataaagagtaaaaaaaatttcatatCAAATGATTCACCCAAATCATACATTCGATtagatatttataatttttttttttcggttaattatttttttttaaaaaccacACACGAAAAtgttcatataaaaaaaaaaaccctgcataaaaaaaaaggtgtttttaatggaaaaaatgaaaaaaaccaaaaaatttaaaatgcgatttaaaatgaataaaattgataaaatgaaataaaaaaaaaaatttaaaatttaaaaaatttataaaaaaaataaataaaaataaaatataaataataaaaaataaaatataaagtttattaataaaatattaatcttattaatttaattttaaaatcaaaatatttttaacaatttttttaaaatttttaatataattctaaaacttaataaaaaaaaatattaaaatataaaaaaaataaaaaaaaataaaaaaaaaaaaatgaaaaaaaaaaaccatcagATTTGGCTGCAAATCAATTCGTTAGTGATGTgaataattaaatgattaattttttaattttttttggcaAACCACAagaaaaacttttaaatatccaacagttttttttttttttttttttttttttttttttttttcaaagcaAGATATTCCCAAATAATTtgaccattttttttttttattctgtttttaattttatggtggtttttaaaattttttttttttattttttttattttattttcttagtCGGCATAATTATCATCGACTTCAAATAAAGAACTATACATATTactattggtattatttataataattgattcttctttttcttctttttcttcttttttattattattgttattgatttcctgattttcattattaatttgattaatttcCTCGACAGATGattgatgattattattaatattttccaCTTTTCCAACCACTAATGGAACATcctttttatcaattttttcaactttaatttcttctttttctttttcttttttatcattattatttttgttattatcgctattattattattattattattattattattattattattattattttctaatataaatcttttaattgaattaaaaatatcactTGTTTTAATACCTTCTTTTCTATAGAATAGTAAATAGGGTTCATTTGAGGTTACAGTTGATAAACTACTTGATCTAACAACACTATCACTAATATAATACCATTGATCATTGAAATCATCATAAATATATGCAACATAATGACCACTACCCATACTACCCATATGTTCAACTATACCAttcaatttatatttatgatTACTCTTTGAatgatttatatatatattttcattttcatcattatcattatcaatttcttcattactattactattgttattattattattatcatcattattttcatcttttttatcaatatctgctccatcttcatcttcatcatcgttttcatcattttcaccatttttattattttcatcatttttatcatttttattatttttattattattattattattattattatttttaattgattgagaTTGATCAGTGAATGGAGTTAAATCTAAGAAAGAAGGGAAATCAATTCTTTTTGAATTCTTTTGAAAACCTAATCTAGTTTGCATGAAtctctttaattgaattgtTAAATATGGTGGAGTTGAAGATAAAAGGTATTGTTTACTTGCATTTCTTCTGAATTTTTCActatcatcaatttcatcttttttattactctttttatctttttgttgtctctttttattctttttatcaattggttttGAATCAAGTATTTcttcttgattttctttttcaatcgTAGTAGaagtggttgtggtggtagtggtagtggtagtggtggtagtatcggttgaatttgataatttaatattaatatctttttcactatcatcaatttcaattgattgtaatttcattgattgattatcatcatcaatttgttgttgtagtttttctttttctaatttctcttttaatttatcttgatattctaaataaatctttttacAATTTGAACAAGTGAAACCATTTTCGCCAAATAGTTTCTCTGGATTTGTAAATTGAAGTAAACAAGATAGCAATGTATTTGCATTAAATGCTTCTGATGGTATATCTTTTCTTAAATCAATTGCTTCTAcatataaatcttttttatttaatttatcatcatcaccgtCATCACCATCATATTCTTCAATATCATCACTAATTTTTATAGATTCAAAGCTTTTCTCTAATTCACTAACTGAACGTTGATgtccactactactactgcaGCCACTTTGAATTTGagttgatgatggtgttgtcgttgtcgttgttgtcgttgttgCTAAAATTGgtgtattattatcatcatgatttgataatgttggtaatgttgtatttatatttaaatttgaattatctattaattttttagattcataattatcaataaaagataaacaaAGATCACCAGATTGAATTGGAGTTATTGTTGGAGTTGAATCAATTGGAGAGGTTACAATTTccttttcaatattttcactATGTTCATCAATGGTTGTAACTTCAATAGTTTGACTTTGAGGTGGTGTTATTGGTTGTGGTAAATCTAAATCTTCATCGTCATcactaatattaataattgttggtTCTTTTCTTTCATCTGTTGTTCCCATTGCTAATGATTCATAAccttgttgttgctgctgttcttttaataattctctCTTTGTATTTTTATCCATATCTACAtctacaattaataatttactatCATCAATAGCTTCtataccaccattattattattattattattattattattattattattattattattattattattattattattattattattattattattattattattattattattattattattattattattattattattattattattattattattattatc comes from Dictyostelium discoideum AX4 chromosome 2 chromosome, whole genome shotgun sequence and encodes:
- a CDS encoding Ras GTPase activation domain-containing protein, encoding MDYPQLLFIKIVGIKNTKLLCGTDGALVCDLVLDGGTTEYQPFDIVLRRPKSNSGIQKNTFIFSLPQPASKFTLTFKKKYNNRPSQQQQLQQQLLLQQQHIAQQQKLLEVANSTTSINNNEQSDSTTTTPTNNNNNNSNNNTDQSNTESIPTTTTTTTTTTTTTTTTETKPPIITNHNNEISLAKVNVALQYSNSFNRRSSYNSLNPPPSLSLSREIQQSPRLNESQQSENKNNINIENTNENNNSSNNNNNNNNNNNNNNNNNNNNNNNNNNNNNNNNNNNNNNNNNNNNNENSNNNEIKTNSSPNSSTINIVVPQQHQHQQTSPINISLNQQQTLSPTTSNGLISGSPNSTIYSMSTPNSPTTDAILSGSPSFIGYNGGNRFTGNNGNANGTNGTPISSSYSLSSPTLATSNNHDDNSNDQTSGSGRIEASCRWYKLNLLSSNIGGGPIQQSNSNNNISSLNNQPQQQQQQQQQPNGNGTTTLASSNSYQSFANLHTNLTNSETESTLSNDDQPDIQLEISYEQSNMHNLARIKSYHKELLDLIVTSKLGLVHSICDSIDITAAQMLAKSLVDVFHTHHKLLHLLKSFIKKEVSQCHDPGTLFRSNSVAMKMVVAYGLKSAQHYLQQTLTPLVVDLCNSPLSLEVDPIKLSPGEDIEMNIKNLKIVSQKFFDRIINSIEQCPKSIIEICYYFKKIVSRKFPTHWKSAVGGFIFLRLFCPACVSPEGQAIISPGRVGITERRSLILVAKCLQNLSNQVLFNQPYMETINDFIHNNLPALDDFFMKCASRPTEDQTIDGMFVSEESIFEGIVYLQQFIDKNQEKLFKNLESNQNIAQVDKPKPEKIMEAVDASKKAVLSNSNLVLGKARSNSSGSNNILLNGSNGLNNSSGGIGGSSSSNGGKDSSHKKSRSTTEPKEGKSWSKIKQNVITPIISNFPKSSSSSSSSSNSSGSNGNGNINNNSNITSSPSISSSNGSVNPPQTSLSPPQPSSQEEEIKILNYDFEWDKKSRPVHIVVSTLLRNITNLLKSNKLSDTQSLKMNGQPVHWSAIQTTNEFSNFSRETNELQSVYFENMQADYITAVFINIFNLMMVHLHFLIGPPNSEMRRKQYFTYRYNVSGCLYSLSDIQHGILRGNPKNSLSRVRQIRGGDKRRQYVISTLDPRIHFALFAVNITIPCMRIFSPETVVEDLHKCGEEFCSSKIDICIKKKEISLPKVFSHYGTDFGKSRSEMLKWVFQFLTATKRTELLELLEKPSFLCLYRSESWNPIIYKTKFINDLDEKITTEKETEKKQQEKDKLLRRKSRSLTHGNRSLTSKKDSSVLIQSLKQSSNHSTKQIRALLNEIVKVISESIDLSYIIKIVDILKRTTKQLSFNEWQKSNASGGSNGGSCSTTTNQTQHHGEGSNGQQQQQQQSNNNTTTTTTTTTTTTVPILTKQSTRLFGNTQIYCLAPIILTNQFTLPLSEFFSILFTIEKELNKFLDFMEIASFVQSNDISELLLDTLNEVTNEMEQLKNTYDLVTPLKLILKQSLNYFSVSITTKSQPVTPNEENLLANILQEFGLDDLNINNNNNNNNNNNNNNNNNNNNNNNNNNNITTTTTTTTSTTKSTTSISSSSPSSFSSQSSLSNSQQNSPTLTSKRQQQLNLLSERIAEIEKQIDKSDSMQSINPIIQKVKKIGKLLSLYDEQAMGRFSPRPLSSSINNINNNNINNNNSNNTTTTTTTSTIHK
- a CDS encoding peptidase C19 family protein, with the protein product MGTAKDKKKKLAKKEKQKHSNLVENNSSGGKKQKNKAQENVGNTKNNNNNNNNNKDQVKITISEDGETIVLKRINDSFICTNCLDSFNMSVNKKGVSTYSTGKTISHECSSCGIKEISEKTKTTNGTKNKIISNDENNNNNEDDDEFSSNKDIIIGDGIKGLDNLGNTCFFNSIMQNLTHLNILRDLFLREPGSTNSKIHSSGPLTMEMYYFFNKMYKSKQPRISPSGLFSEIARKSPRFRGFKQQDSHELLRYLLDGLITEEQNVTKRRKDPTYIDKVFGGQLISIIVCFRCGYHSKTYEPFLDLSLPIPSGNEQSLSGKQKGSFVMPRIATPPQQSLLKKANTNTINEILKAHENSINSTSTSTTNSLNSSPVVIPSNSSTSSTLSPISSSSTTTTTTRISKNKKKKLASQQRKKEEEATNANNNNNNNNNNINGDGNDDDDDDKTSLDDIAIVNSSVTTDDSDDKMIGSPLFNSIDGSESIESTAASAAADTQLNGAAIDDDDDVNDDNNNNNNNNNNNNNNNNNNNNNNNNNNNNNNNNNNNNNNNNNNNNNNNNNNGGIEAIDDSKLLIVDVDMDKNTKRELLKEQQQQQGYESLAMGTTDERKEPTIINISDDDEDLDLPQPITPPQSQTIEVTTIDEHSENIEKEIVTSPIDSTPTITPIQSGDLCLSFIDNYESKKLIDNSNLNINTTLPTLSNHDDNNTPILATTTTTTTTTPSSTQIQSGCSSSSGHQRSVSELEKSFESIKISDDIEEYDGDDGDDDKLNKKDLYVEAIDLRKDIPSEAFNANTLLSCLLQFTNPEKLFGENGFTCSNCKKIYLEYQDKLKEKLEKEKLQQQIDDDNQSMKLQSIEIDDSEKDINIKLSNSTDTTTTTTTTTTTTTSTTIEKENQEEILDSKPIDKKNKKRQQKDKKSNKKDEIDDSEKFRRNASKQYLLSSTPPYLTIQLKRFMQTRLGFQKNSKRIDFPSFLDLTPFTDQSQSIKNNNNNNNNNKNNKNDKNDENNKNGENDENDDEDEDGADIDKKDENNDDNNNNNNSNSNEEIDNDNDENENIYINHSKSNHKYKLNGIVEHMGSMGSGHYVAYIYDDFNDQWYYISDSVVRSSSLSTVTSNEPYLLFYRKEGIKTSDIFNSIKRFILENNNNNNNNNNNNNNNSDNNKNNNDKKEKEKEEIKVEKIDKKDVPLVVGKVENINNNHQSSVEEINQINNENQEINNNNNKKEEKEEKEESIIINNTNSNMYSSLFEVDDNYAD